The Pelmatolapia mariae isolate MD_Pm_ZW linkage group LG9, Pm_UMD_F_2, whole genome shotgun sequence genome has a segment encoding these proteins:
- the LOC134634392 gene encoding holocytochrome c-type synthase, with product MGSSWSTAEPSVVKAEAMKTVSAQRCPVQEEAQPVKASPPSQCPMHQAQAEKGPAHQDQAYNFVECPMRAAAITKGDIDPANMMPPPNQTPAPDQPFELSVRREESTIPRHGTEKNWVYPSEQMFWNAMLRKGWRWRDDDLSKGDMTNIINIHNQNNEQAWQEILKWEALHAHECPCGPTLRRFGGKAKEYSPRARLRHWMGYELPFDRHDWIVDRCGKEVRYIIDYYDGEINKDTYQFSILDVRPAFDSLEAVWDRMKVAWWRWTS from the exons ATGGGATCCTCCTGGTCCACAGCAGAGCCCTCTGTAGTCAAAGCTGAGGCTATGAAGACCGTCTCTGCTCAGCGCTGTCCAGTGCAGGAGGAAGCTCAGCCTGTCAAAG cATCTCCGCCTTCACAATGTCCCATGCATCAGGCTCAGGCTGAAAAAG GTCCGGCCCACCAGGATCAGGCCTACAACTTTGTGGAGTGTCCCATGAGAGCTGCAGCAATCACGAAGGGCGACATCGATCCAGCAAATATG ATGCCTCCTCCCAACCAAACGCCAGCTCCAGACCAGCCCTTTGAACTCTCTGTCAGAAGAGAGGAGTCCACTATTCCACGTCACGGCACAGAGAAGAACTGGGTGTACCCGTCGGAGCAGATGTTCTGGAACGCCATGCTGAGGAAGGG GTGGCGCTGGCGAGATGATGACCTCAGCAAAGGTGACATGACCAACATCATTAACATCCACAATCAGAACAATGAGCAGGCCTGGCAAGAGATCCTGAAGTGGGAGGCTCTGCATGCTCA TGAATGTCCATGTGGACCAACTCTGAGGAGATTCGGTGGGAAGGCCAAAGAGTACTCCCCCAGGGCCCGCCTCCGACACTGGATGGG CTACGAGCTGCCATTTGACCGTCACGACTGGATCGTTGACCGCTGTGGGAAGGAGGTGCGCTACATCATTGACTATTATGATGGAGAAATCAACAAGGACACCTACCAGTTCTCCATCCTGGACGTGCGACCTGCTTTTGACTCTTTAGAAGCTGTGTGGGACCGTATGAAGGTGGCCTGGTGGCGCTGGACTTCCTGA